AGGGCGATCAAGTCGGGTTATTCTCAATAAGCCAAAGCCATCAATTCCCGGCATGCTGACATCCGAGATCAGGCAGTCGAGATCCGCAAGCACGCCAGATTTGAGAAATGCCTCCCCTGACGAAAACAGCAGAACCGAATGGCCGGCTGATTCCAACAAACTTTCCAACGATTCGAGAATCCGATAGTCATCATCCACGACGGCTATGGTTCGTTTAAGATCATTAGTCATTTGACTGGCTTCACAGGGTTATTCAATAGTATGAAGTTTGAAATTGATGTCTATAGCAACTTTACAGGGGTGTCGATTCAGAAGAAGGAATGGCAATCTCCAGCCTTACGGCCATCCTTACCAACTGCGCCAGCGACGTCGCAGCCATTTTCCGCATGATCTGGCCACGATGAATCTGGAATGTGGTTTCACTTATTCCCAGTTGTGACGCTGCTTGCTTGTTGAGAAAACCAGCCACCACCAAAGGCAGCACGTCTCGCTCGCGGGGAGTCAGACGAGAAAAACGTTCCTTCAGCTGATCTACCTGAGTCCTGTCCAGGCGCGATTTAGTATCGCGGACTAATGCTTCCTCGATTGCGCGCAACAGTTGCTTTCGTCCGAATGGTTTCGGAAGAAAGTCCACAGCTCCTGCTTTCATAGCCCGTACCGTTGATGGAATATCGCCGTGTCCGGTGATAAAGATGATCGGTGGATGGCACCGGTCGGCTAATTGTCCCTGGAGATCCAGA
This is a stretch of genomic DNA from Granulicella sp. WH15. It encodes these proteins:
- a CDS encoding response regulator codes for the protein MNSKDHMVFVVDDDPRVGEALSELLSSLDFCVAVFSSAREYIEFPKPDVPACLVLDVRLPDVNGLDLQGQLADRCHPPIIFITGHGDIPSTVRAMKAGAVDFLPKPFGRKQLLRAIEEALVRDTKSRLDRTQVDQLKERFSRLTPRERDVLPLVVAGFLNKQAASQLGISETTFQIHRGQIMRKMAATSLAQLVRMAVRLEIAIPSSESTPL
- a CDS encoding response regulator: MTNDLKRTIAVVDDDYRILESLESLLESAGHSVLLFSSGEAFLKSGVLADLDCLISDVSMPGIDGFGLLRITRLDRPDLPVIFITGREELVNSQPQTDALPRHFFKKPFDGKKLLSAVSVVLSGIR